The following nucleotide sequence is from Drosophila kikkawai strain 14028-0561.14 chromosome 2L, DkikHiC1v2, whole genome shotgun sequence.
AAAATGTTTCCACGTATCGCACTCATCCGGGAACGAAAAAACAGACTTGATAAGATGGATATATCCAATGCCAAATTCAGAAAGAAGAAAGATTTATACAAAAACCAGGAGAACCCCACGCAAGTGTTGTCGGGCCACAGGGAAATGTCACCAAAGTGACACCAGTTTGAGTTGTGAGCAGTGTCCAGATAAAGTGCGACAGCAGTGCGCCTGTTGCGCCCAGCGCGAGCAAGGGAAACGCCACAGGGCTAAGTGTTGCTGGGAAAGAGACGAGTCGTCCGGTATTCCAAAAAAATGCAATCGCTTTCAGGAAGTGCAGTCTCCTTCAGCGTTGCGAGGACATAAAAACTACCAGCAATGTTGTCCTCATAGAAAGCGTTGGCATTGTAAACCAACATGCCAAGAAAACGGCGAAGAATTTTTCCCTTGGTCCTGTGAGCAAAGTAGCTGTGCCCCCACCGATTGCAGACAGCTTAAGAGGTACTGTGGGTCGAAAAGAATGCGGGGAGGATTCGATTTTGGAGAGGAAGACGACTTCAGTCCAGGACAAAATCGAGACTTCCCGCACAGCTTTTCAACAAGCCCGTCCTCTGATTCGGACAATTATCACCAAGTGAAATATACAAAGCCTCGGAAGTGGTCCATGCACGCCTTTTCTTTTCATTAGAGGAGTTCCTGGACATAGAGACTGACTGCCAGGGTGGGGAACCACCTGTATGCAAGCATACATAACACTCGGCCTGGCAGCCAGTCTTGCCGATTTGAAGTTTTATGTTATCAcgattaaatttttaattgcttaCAAAAAACAACAGATTTTGTTACAAGAATATAAATGCAATGCTGGCGGCTGGCAGGGATCAGGACGACATCCAGAGCCTTACTCGTTGGTGAACTTGGCTGGACGCTTCTCGGCGAAGGCAGTCATGCCCTCCTTGCGATCGGCctggaaaatataaacaaatcaaataagATTACATAACACTTTTCGTATCGGGGCAAGACCCACCGTTGAGAAAGTGGCATGGAAGACGCGACGCTCGAACTTGAGGCCCTCCTGGAGTGTGGTCTCGTAGGCGGTGTTCACGGACTCCTTGCACAGCTGCACAATCAGGTTGGAGTGGGTGCCGATCTTCTCGCCCAGCTTGACGGCTTCGGCGAGCAGCTGGTCGGCGGGCACCACCTTGCTGGCCAGACCCAGCTTCTCGGCCTCCTGTGCGCCGATCATGTTGCCGGTGAGGCACATCTCCATGGCCTTGGACTTTCCAACCACGCGGGTCAGACGCTGAGTGCCGCCGGCTCCGGGAATGGTGCCCAATGCAATCTCGGGCTGGCCGAACTTGGCCTTGTCGCCGGCATAGATGATGTCGCACATCATGGCCAGCTCGCAGCCACCGCCCAGAGCGTAGCCATTGACGGCCGCAATGATGGGCTTCTGGGTGCGGGCCACCTCGGTCCAGTCGTTGAGGAAGTTGCCCTGGATGCACTGCGAGTAAGTGTTGGGCAACATCTCCTTGATATCGGCTCCAGCGGCGAAGGCCTTCTCACTGCCCGTCAAGACAATGGCGGCGATGCTCTTGTCCTTGCCGAACTGCTGCAGGGCAGTGGACAGCTCCTTCATCAGACCGTTGCAGAGGGCGTTCAGAGCCTTGGGGCGGTTGAGGGTGATCACGGCCACATTCTTGCCCTCGCCAGCCACCTCGGTCTTGATGTACTCCCAGGTGTTGGTCGCTGTAGAGGAGcaaaagagagagatagagggGTGAGCGTCATGAGGTGATCGTTGTGTTGTTACGCAATCAATGTTTTGGACCGGCGGTGGAAAAATACCCATAATCTCTGGCGAGTAGCCGGCATCTGGTTAATTGGAATTCTAGTGCCGGGTGGAGTGGAGACCGCGTGGACTTTGATCTTGTGTAAATCTCAGCTATACTTACAGGAGCTGCTGAAGCGGGCGGCCACCTGTGGCTGCCGGGCAGCTGCCTGCAGCAAACCCTGGGCACGGGAGGCGAAGATTTTAGCAACGTTTGCCATTTTCGGGAGGACTGTGACACCGGCTGCAAGTACAATTCGTTATCTAATCAAAGGGGAATTCGATCTGGAGCCACCTAAGAAGGTTACTTACGCGTTGGAGCACTGGAGCAATATGGGGGCTTTGGCGGGCAGTGTGAACGCACGTTTGTAGAACGAAAATCCCAAGAGCTAGTGATTAGTGTATCTTGGCGGTTTTTCAAAATGGAAGCAGCGACGAGCGGGattattatcatttttattCTGTATTGTTGTTATATCCTtccagggtattataattttatttaaaatcctttaaataatatatattcttgatcagcattaacaacAAAGTCGATCCAGCCGTCTTGCTTAAAATGTTGCTCTATTTTATAAGAATTGTGTAAGGAATCGTCAATAATtaagattaatttaatttaaattttaaatacaatatcATGATTAGTAAAGCAAAGTTTTCCGATGTGAAATTAATTGGTTAAGTTATATTAGGATtagttaatataatttaactagcaaacaaatatataaatattctttatttttttatcgttTAGCTTGATTTATGCCCAAGCATCCCAAAAAAAGAATGGAAAAGATAACGGTTTAAAGGACATTGCTAAGGGGAAAAATTGTGAATGTAAAGTCTCGTATTTACACATAATTTGattatattcaaaaaaatttaattatattcagtttaattaatgttttaaGCAAAGATATCGTAGTTtacattattaataattagaaAATTTAGCTTTGACATCGACGAAGGCTTTCCATTGGCTGGAATTGAACTTAATAAGCTATGAACAAAATAAATAGGCATGTTTTCGTTTGCTTTAACAATTGTCCTATTCAGCTCGTATTCCGCTTTAAATCGTTTTTGCATATTAGGGTCAACCAGAGACCAATTCAAAACCTATTAGAATAGAAGGAATAGAATGGTTATGTTGAGCCTGGAACCTAGAAGATTAAAAGGTTCTTACCTTTTACTGATTTTTTACGGGCCCAATCCCAGGTGTTCGAAAAAGCAATGCCCGAAAAATACACTAGAACAGATACTTTGTTTTACACTTTTCGATTTATTCTTCTTGTCACGGCAAAGACGGAGATCATAGCCATATGCCCTATAATCTGTTTATCTACACAAATTCATAGCTTAGGGGACTCCTTCAGTCCTGTGAGAACGAATCAGAGGAGTCCAGGTAGAAGACGAacttattttccatttcgtttTCACAACCACACaaataattcattattttGTTGATTATCACTACATTAACTTAAACATGAATGTTTATTTCTAGGCCTTTGGTATGTCAGGCTGTGCTGGTGGATGAGCAGTAGTGGTCTCCACCAACCATATGTGCTCTTCTCTCTGCCGCCTGCCGCTGTTATCCCGTCGAACCCGCCAAATGAAGAAAAGCAAGACGACAATCAAGAAGGAGAAAATGGTTATCACAAGGCTAAAGACGAATGCTGCGGGGGCTACAATGAAAAtcgtaaaataaatatagttaaaGATCGCTCTTCCTCCTCATCCCTACTTACTTTCACAGTACGGAAACTTTTCAGTCCACGTCGATCCGAAGCAAAGGTTCTCGTGCTCTCCTTTCAGAAAGTGATCCGCCGGACAGTCGTAGGAGATACGAGTACCATTGGGTACCTTTGAGCCTACATAGAGGACGGCATTGCCAAAATGCTTAACTATCACATTCGGCAGCTGGGGGACCACGCACTCCTTAACTTCCTCAAGGGGACTTGGCTTCCGCCTAATGGCCGTCGTGGAATTGATAATGGCTTTCGGTTCAGTGGTCACCGTAGTTGACCTGGCAGTTGCAGTCGGTATAACGACACCTTCGCAGAGTGAGTCCAGTTCGTCGTCGCCGCCCGGACAATCCTTGACGCCGTTGCAAAGCTTAGAGTAGGGCATGCACTGGCCGGAGGAGCAGTACAGCTCCCAGTTGTCGCAGTTGGCCTGCTGCATCTGCGCTCGGCACAACCAGCCCTCCTCGTCCGACCCGTCCACACAGTCTTGAGTGCCGTCGCACACGGCCGTGTTGGCTACACACGCTCCGTAGCTGCAGCGGAATCCGTAGCCCGGGCACCAGACCTTCTCGCACATGCCCTTCGTCTCGTCGGAGGCATCCAAACAGTCGGCCTTGCCATCGCACAGCTGATCCAATTCAATGCATTCACCGCTGTCGCATCGATGGCCGCATCTCGTAGCGTTTGGCGATGCGGAGCAGCAAGCGATCCCCGCCAGGAAGAGAAGAATCAGCAGCTGGAGAGAACGATCGTCGAACATTACTACTGCCTTTCTGTAAACAGACTGCCGGATTCCATGTTGTGGCCAGAGGGTATTATTATCGGGGTATTGAAAACCCGTTTGATGATGATATGACGATAGCTGTGCCCATGTCATGGGCTTTTCTGAGCGGCGTTGATTATTGCTTTGCGTGTATTCAGTGAGGCTGGTAGAAGCCGAGCTGATTTCATTTTATAGATAGGCTAAACTCccatatataatttt
It contains:
- the LOC108079853 gene encoding modular serine protease, whose amino-acid sequence is MTWAQLSSYHHQTGFQYPDNNTLWPQHGIRQSVYRKAVVMFDDRSLQLLILLFLAGIACCSASPNATRCGHRCDSGECIELDQLCDGKADCLDASDETKGMCEKVWCPGYGFRCSYGACVANTAVCDGTQDCVDGSDEEGWLCRAQMQQANCDNWELYCSSGQCMPYSKLCNGVKDCPGGDDELDSLCEGVVIPTATARSTTVTTEPKAIINSTTAIRRKPSPLEEVKECVVPQLPNVIVKHFGNAVLYVGSKVPNGTRISYDCPADHFLKGEHENLCFGSTWTEKFPYCETPAAFVFSLVITIFSFLIVVLLFFIWRVRRDNSGRRQREEHIWLVETTTAHPPAQPDIPKA
- the Echs1 gene encoding probable enoyl-CoA hydratase, mitochondrial; translation: MIIIPLVAASILKNRQDTLITSSWDFRSTNVRSHCPPKPPYCSSAPTPGVTVLPKMANVAKIFASRAQGLLQAAARQPQVAARFSSSSTNTWEYIKTEVAGEGKNVAVITLNRPKALNALCNGLMKELSTALQQFGKDKSIAAIVLTGSEKAFAAGADIKEMLPNTYSQCIQGNFLNDWTEVARTQKPIIAAVNGYALGGGCELAMMCDIIYAGDKAKFGQPEIALGTIPGAGGTQRLTRVVGKSKAMEMCLTGNMIGAQEAEKLGLASKVVPADQLLAEAVKLGEKIGTHSNLIVQLCKESVNTAYETTLQEGLKFERRVFHATFSTADRKEGMTAFAEKRPAKFTNE